Proteins encoded together in one Stutzerimonas stutzeri window:
- a CDS encoding LysR substrate-binding domain-containing protein — protein sequence MASYPNIDTELLRSFVAIADHSGFTRAAAAVNRTQSAISMQMKRLEEDVLERPLFERSGRQVRLTAEGQILLGYARRILKLHGEVMTTLRQPHMVGAVRIGTPDDYVMRFLPGILARFAQAYPLVQVEVHCEPSSQLLQRRDLDLSIITREPGTEIGQLLRQEYVVWAAAPGFNLDDQRPLPLATFNTDCFCRAWVCNALDAREIDYRIAYSSPSLAAIMAIVGAGLALTAQLQSLIPADLRILGEADGLPALPQTSIVLLRNPQQRSPVSETLAEYIVEGFRL from the coding sequence ATGGCGAGCTACCCGAACATCGATACCGAACTGCTGCGCAGCTTCGTCGCCATTGCCGATCACAGCGGCTTTACGCGGGCCGCAGCCGCGGTCAACCGCACCCAGTCGGCGATCAGCATGCAGATGAAGCGCCTGGAAGAAGATGTGCTCGAACGACCGCTGTTCGAACGCAGCGGCCGCCAGGTCAGATTGACTGCCGAGGGGCAGATCCTGCTGGGCTATGCCCGACGCATTCTCAAGCTGCATGGCGAGGTCATGACCACGCTGCGTCAGCCGCACATGGTCGGCGCGGTCCGGATCGGCACGCCGGACGACTATGTGATGCGCTTTCTGCCGGGCATCCTGGCCCGCTTCGCCCAGGCCTACCCACTGGTCCAGGTGGAGGTGCACTGCGAGCCGTCGAGCCAGCTGCTGCAGCGCCGCGATCTGGACCTGAGCATCATCACTCGTGAGCCGGGTACGGAGATCGGCCAGCTGCTGCGTCAAGAGTACGTGGTGTGGGCGGCTGCTCCGGGCTTCAACCTGGACGACCAGCGCCCATTGCCGCTGGCCACTTTCAATACCGACTGCTTCTGCCGCGCCTGGGTGTGCAACGCGCTGGACGCCCGCGAGATCGATTACCGGATCGCCTATAGCAGCCCCAGCCTCGCGGCCATCATGGCCATCGTCGGCGCCGGGCTGGCGCTCACCGCCCAGCTGCAAAGCCTGATTCCGGCGGACCTGCGCATTCTGGGCGAGGCGGATGGGCTGCCGGCGCTACCGCAAACCAGCATCGTGCTGCTGCGCAACCCGCAGCAGCGTTCGCCGGTCAGCGAGACCCTCGCCGAGTACATCGTCGAGGGTTTCCGTCTGTAG
- a CDS encoding DUF6306 domain-containing protein has product MTEPQSPLNTPEGEAQLLQDLLSAERAGAKVAGESLQQATDPEQRQLLEQIRQGEIESCKLLLNCLQHLGVEPNKDTGAFYGKAMAIESLDERLPFIDKGQQWVIRKLREYLPGCQDPLLRSELQRMLDIHEENSAASHA; this is encoded by the coding sequence ATGACCGAACCACAAAGCCCACTGAACACCCCGGAAGGCGAAGCCCAGCTGCTGCAGGACCTGCTCAGCGCCGAACGCGCGGGCGCCAAGGTTGCCGGCGAATCGCTGCAACAGGCCACTGACCCGGAACAGCGGCAGCTGCTCGAGCAGATTCGCCAGGGCGAGATCGAGAGCTGCAAGCTGCTGCTCAACTGCCTTCAGCATCTGGGCGTGGAGCCCAACAAGGACACCGGCGCCTTCTACGGCAAGGCGATGGCGATCGAGTCGCTGGATGAACGTCTGCCGTTCATCGACAAGGGTCAGCAATGGGTGATCCGTAAGCTGCGCGAGTATCTGCCAGGCTGCCAGGATCCGCTGCTGCGCAGCGAATTGCAGCGCATGCTGGATATCCACGAGGAAAACAGCGCCGCGTCCCACGCCTGA
- a CDS encoding HTH-type transcriptional regulator ArgP codes for MNLDPKQTEAFRSVIRTGSFEQAAQRLHLTPPAISQRVRALESALGSALVVRSRPCRPTETGQRLLQYLKRASLLEADLLADLAERSDAPLVVVAALNADSLGTWFFPALAEVLIRERVLLDLTVEDQDHTYSLLETGLAIGCISTEPKPMRGCSASPLGSMRYRLVASSEFRQKHFANGLTRNAARKAPVVAYTRKDTLQSSFLLRRFGLPEGAYPCHYVPGAEPHFSAIRYGLGYGMVPELLLHEALRAGEVVDLAADEPLEIALYWHTWKVQSPRMEHLSRQIIEAAPKILARP; via the coding sequence ATGAATCTCGACCCAAAGCAGACCGAGGCGTTTCGCAGCGTTATCCGTACCGGCAGCTTCGAGCAGGCAGCGCAGCGCCTGCACCTGACCCCGCCGGCCATCTCGCAGCGGGTTCGCGCGCTGGAGAGCGCGCTCGGCAGCGCGCTGGTCGTGCGCAGCCGGCCATGTCGGCCCACCGAAACTGGGCAGCGTCTGCTGCAGTACCTCAAACGTGCCTCGTTGCTGGAAGCCGACCTGCTGGCCGATCTGGCCGAACGCAGCGATGCCCCGCTGGTGGTGGTCGCGGCGCTCAATGCCGACAGCCTGGGTACCTGGTTCTTCCCGGCCCTCGCCGAGGTGCTGATCCGCGAGCGGGTGCTGCTGGACCTGACGGTGGAGGACCAGGATCACACATACAGCCTGCTGGAGACCGGCCTGGCGATCGGCTGCATCAGCACCGAGCCCAAACCGATGCGCGGCTGCAGCGCCAGCCCGCTGGGCAGCATGCGCTACCGCCTGGTGGCCTCCAGCGAGTTTCGCCAGAAGCACTTCGCCAACGGGCTGACCCGCAACGCCGCGCGCAAGGCGCCGGTGGTGGCCTACACGCGCAAGGACACCCTGCAGTCGTCGTTCCTGCTGCGTCGCTTCGGCCTGCCCGAAGGTGCCTATCCCTGTCATTACGTACCGGGTGCCGAGCCCCACTTCAGCGCGATCCGCTACGGCCTGGGCTACGGCATGGTTCCCGAACTGTTGCTGCATGAGGCGCTACGCGCTGGCGAGGTGGTCGATCTGGCCGCCGACGAACCGCTGGAGATCGCGCTCTACTGGCATACCTGGAAGGTGCAATCGCCGCGAATGGAACATCTGTCGCGGCAGATCATCGAGGCGGCGCCGAAGATCCTGGCGCGACCCTGA
- a CDS encoding trimeric intracellular cation channel family protein translates to MELLHTIYLIAITAEAMSGAIMGMRRGMDLFGICLLGTVTALGGGTARDVLLGHYPVGWIAHPEYLTFTIGAAIVTGFIARHLHHLRMVFLLVDGLGLVAFTVIGCDVAMGMGAHPSIVVLAGVITGIFGGLMRDVLCNQVPMVLQRELYATVALFTGVFYVGMLWLEINTTLATLAALGSGFLFRVLAMTFSWKLPDFNGKDIRGLE, encoded by the coding sequence GTGGAACTGCTGCACACCATCTACCTGATCGCCATCACGGCTGAAGCCATGTCCGGAGCCATCATGGGCATGCGCCGCGGCATGGACCTGTTCGGCATCTGCCTGCTCGGCACGGTGACGGCACTGGGTGGCGGGACGGCCCGCGACGTACTGCTCGGCCACTACCCGGTCGGCTGGATCGCCCACCCGGAGTACCTCACCTTCACCATCGGCGCGGCGATCGTCACCGGCTTCATCGCGCGCCACCTGCATCACCTGCGCATGGTCTTCCTGCTGGTGGACGGTCTGGGCCTGGTGGCATTCACCGTGATCGGCTGCGATGTCGCCATGGGCATGGGCGCGCATCCGTCCATCGTGGTACTGGCCGGCGTGATCACCGGCATCTTCGGCGGCCTGATGCGCGACGTGCTCTGCAACCAGGTGCCGATGGTGCTGCAACGCGAGCTGTATGCCACCGTGGCGCTGTTCACCGGAGTGTTCTATGTCGGCATGCTCTGGCTGGAAATCAACACCACCCTGGCCACCCTCGCCGCGCTGGGCAGTGGCTTCCTGTTCCGCGTGCTGGCGATGACGTTCAGCTGGAAGCTGCCGGACTTCAACGGCAAGGACATCCGCGGCCTTGAATGA
- a CDS encoding DEAD/DEAH box helicase — MFDQFALHERLLKAVAELKFVEPTPVQVAAIPPALEGRDLRVTAQTGSGKTAAFVLPMLNRLIGDAQPRVDVRALILLPTRELAQQTLKEVERFSQFTFIKSGLITGGEDFKVQAAMLRKVPDVLIGTPGRLIEHLNAGSLILKDVEILVIDEADRMLDMGFAEDMQRLVGECEKRQQTLLFSATSGGAGLREMVAKVLRDPLHLQLNRVSELNEATRQQVITADDVAHKERLVHWLLANESYQKAVIFTNTRAQADRLYGHLVASDIKVFVLHGEKDQKERKLAIERLKQGGVKVLVATDVAARGLDIEGMDLVINFDMPRSGDEYVHRIGRTGRAGAEGLAISLICHNDWNLMSSIERYLKQRFEKRVIKGLKGTYQGPKNLKASGKAAGSKKKKVDKKKGVEKKSKPAGKRPNGAKREAPSPVVSQDGMAPLKRKKPAAE; from the coding sequence TTGTTTGACCAATTCGCCCTGCACGAACGCCTGCTCAAGGCCGTCGCCGAACTCAAATTCGTCGAGCCGACCCCGGTGCAGGTGGCGGCGATTCCGCCGGCGCTGGAAGGGCGCGATCTGCGTGTGACGGCCCAGACCGGCAGTGGCAAGACGGCTGCGTTCGTGCTGCCAATGCTCAACCGGCTGATCGGCGATGCCCAGCCGCGGGTCGATGTACGCGCGCTGATCCTGTTGCCGACCCGCGAACTGGCCCAGCAGACCCTCAAGGAAGTCGAACGCTTCTCGCAGTTCACCTTCATCAAGTCCGGTCTGATCACCGGTGGCGAGGACTTCAAGGTCCAGGCCGCGATGCTGCGCAAGGTGCCAGACGTACTGATCGGCACGCCGGGCCGGCTGATCGAGCATCTCAATGCCGGCAGTCTGATCCTCAAGGATGTCGAGATTCTGGTGATCGACGAGGCCGATCGCATGCTCGACATGGGCTTTGCCGAAGACATGCAGCGCCTGGTGGGCGAGTGCGAAAAGCGCCAGCAGACCCTGCTGTTCTCTGCCACCAGCGGGGGCGCCGGGCTGCGCGAGATGGTCGCCAAGGTGCTGCGCGATCCGTTGCACCTGCAGCTCAACCGGGTCAGCGAACTGAACGAGGCGACCCGGCAGCAGGTCATCACCGCCGACGATGTGGCACATAAGGAAAGGCTGGTGCACTGGCTGCTGGCCAACGAGAGCTACCAGAAGGCGGTCATCTTCACCAATACCCGCGCCCAGGCCGACCGCCTGTACGGGCACCTGGTGGCCAGCGACATCAAGGTCTTCGTGCTGCACGGGGAGAAGGACCAGAAGGAGCGCAAACTGGCCATCGAGCGGCTCAAGCAGGGCGGCGTGAAGGTGCTGGTGGCCACCGATGTGGCCGCCCGTGGCCTCGATATCGAAGGCATGGACCTGGTGATCAACTTCGACATGCCGCGTTCGGGTGACGAGTACGTGCACCGCATCGGCCGTACCGGGCGCGCCGGCGCCGAAGGGCTGGCGATCTCGTTGATCTGCCACAACGACTGGAACCTGATGTCCAGCATCGAGCGCTACCTCAAACAGCGCTTCGAGAAGCGGGTGATCAAGGGGCTGAAAGGCACTTATCAGGGTCCGAAGAACCTCAAGGCGTCAGGCAAGGCCGCTGGCAGCAAGAAGAAAAAGGTCGACAAGAAGAAAGGAGTGGAAAAGAAGTCCAAGCCTGCCGGCAAGCGCCCGAACGGTGCCAAGCGGGAGGCGCCATCACCCGTGGTCAGCCAGGACGGCATGGCGCCGCTCAAGCGCAAGAAGCCCGCAGCCGAGTGA
- a CDS encoding peptidylprolyl isomerase A yields MLKRIALAACSVLLAGNLFAAENPRVLLTTSLGEIELELEAEKAPISVENFIAYVDSGFYDGTVFHRVIPGFMIQGGGFGEGLNQKPTKAPIKNEADNGLHNVRGTVAMARTQNVNSATSQFFINHRDNDFLDHGSRDFGYAVFGKVVRGMEVVDQIAQVPTGNRAMMQNVPLTPVKIITAKKL; encoded by the coding sequence ATGTTGAAACGCATCGCCCTCGCCGCCTGTTCCGTACTGCTGGCCGGCAACCTGTTCGCTGCCGAAAATCCTCGCGTGCTGCTGACCACCAGCCTGGGTGAAATCGAACTGGAACTCGAGGCGGAAAAGGCACCGATCAGCGTCGAGAACTTCATCGCCTACGTCGATAGCGGTTTCTACGACGGCACCGTGTTTCACCGCGTCATCCCAGGCTTCATGATCCAGGGTGGCGGCTTCGGCGAAGGGCTGAACCAGAAGCCCACCAAGGCGCCGATCAAGAACGAGGCCGACAACGGCCTGCACAACGTGCGCGGCACCGTGGCCATGGCCCGTACGCAGAACGTCAACTCGGCAACCAGCCAGTTCTTCATCAACCACCGCGACAACGACTTCCTCGACCACGGCAGCCGCGATTTCGGCTACGCGGTGTTCGGCAAGGTGGTGCGCGGCATGGAGGTCGTCGACCAGATCGCCCAGGTCCCCACAGGCAACCGCGCCATGATGCAGAACGTGCCACTGACTCCGGTGAAGATCATCACCGCGAAGAAGCTCTGA
- a CDS encoding sulfite exporter TauE/SafE family protein: MDVLLLEALGIGLILGLLLGLTGAGGSLVALPLLLSLHLPLRDAIGVSLGAVAMSALIGAIPRARLGQVAWRPVVLLALCGLPGNAAGQWLGQFIPERALIIGFCLLVLWSAWRMWRGASLPAKENAEDRYPALLGIGLGVGLLSGLMGVGGGFLIVPALLWFTSLSLLSAMATSMAVIAVVSGGGFLLYLTDAEPPLALLGGLALGGAFGVLSGNRLAQYLNSSLLQRLFALMLVLVSLSLGIQKLLLGH, from the coding sequence ATGGATGTACTGCTGCTCGAAGCGCTGGGCATTGGCCTGATCCTCGGGCTGCTGCTCGGCCTGACCGGTGCCGGCGGCTCTCTGGTGGCGCTGCCGCTGCTGCTAAGCCTGCACCTGCCGCTGCGCGATGCCATCGGCGTCAGCCTCGGCGCAGTGGCGATGTCTGCGCTCATCGGCGCCATTCCGCGGGCGCGGCTGGGCCAGGTGGCCTGGCGCCCGGTGGTGTTGCTGGCGCTCTGCGGCCTGCCCGGCAATGCCGCCGGCCAATGGCTGGGCCAGTTCATTCCCGAGCGCGCACTGATCATCGGCTTTTGCCTCTTGGTGCTCTGGTCGGCCTGGCGGATGTGGCGCGGTGCCAGCCTGCCGGCCAAGGAAAACGCCGAGGACCGCTACCCGGCACTGCTCGGCATAGGCCTGGGTGTCGGTCTGTTGTCGGGCCTGATGGGTGTCGGGGGCGGCTTCCTCATCGTCCCGGCACTGCTCTGGTTCACCTCGTTGTCACTGCTCAGCGCGATGGCGACATCCATGGCCGTGATCGCTGTCGTCAGCGGCGGCGGCTTTCTGCTCTACCTGACCGATGCCGAGCCGCCGCTGGCATTGCTGGGAGGGCTGGCCCTGGGTGGCGCGTTCGGCGTGCTGTCCGGCAATCGCCTCGCGCAGTACCTCAACAGCAGCCTCCTTCAGCGGCTGTTCGCACTGATGTTGGTGCTCGTCAGTCTGTCGTTGGGGATACAGAAGCTGCTGCTGGGCCATTGA
- a CDS encoding DUF1127 domain-containing protein, which translates to MNMQKIVSHRLHLPEAARIAGPALLKQGWLKLRRWHELARQRRQLASLSDEMLKDIGRSRADIEWEASRPFWDEPR; encoded by the coding sequence ATGAATATGCAGAAGATCGTTTCGCACAGGCTTCATCTACCCGAAGCCGCTCGGATTGCCGGACCTGCGTTGCTGAAGCAGGGCTGGTTGAAGCTGCGGCGCTGGCACGAGCTGGCACGGCAGCGGCGGCAGCTGGCCAGTCTGAGCGACGAGATGCTCAAGGACATCGGCCGCAGTCGTGCCGACATCGAGTGGGAGGCCAGCCGGCCGTTCTGGGATGAACCGCGCTAG
- a CDS encoding Tll0287-like domain-containing protein encodes MKTLSLLALGLFSLGTQAAPAADPEQLRVEAVGLIAPFQQQLLGTVKQAMADGGPAQAVEACQSLAPSIAAQHSQAPWTVGRTALKLRNPDNAPDAWERRVLEQFAQRAAAGEPVQQLSHGEVVAGEYRYMQAIGTAEACLGCHGENIKPELLQLLDKHYPQDQARGFREGDLRGAFTLSRALAP; translated from the coding sequence ATGAAAACCCTGTCTCTGCTCGCTCTCGGCTTGTTTTCCCTCGGCACCCAAGCGGCCCCTGCGGCCGATCCGGAGCAACTGCGCGTCGAGGCCGTCGGCCTGATCGCCCCGTTCCAGCAACAGCTGCTCGGCACCGTCAAACAGGCGATGGCCGATGGCGGCCCGGCGCAGGCGGTCGAAGCCTGTCAGTCCCTGGCGCCGAGCATTGCCGCCCAGCACAGCCAGGCGCCCTGGACCGTCGGCCGCACCGCCCTCAAACTGCGCAATCCGGACAACGCACCGGATGCCTGGGAGCGTCGTGTGCTGGAGCAGTTCGCCCAGCGCGCCGCTGCCGGTGAGCCTGTTCAACAGCTCAGCCATGGCGAAGTGGTTGCCGGCGAATATCGCTACATGCAGGCAATCGGCACCGCCGAGGCCTGCCTGGGTTGCCATGGCGAGAACATCAAACCGGAACTGTTGCAGCTGCTCGACAAGCACTACCCGCAGGACCAGGCGCGCGGCTTCCGCGAAGGCGATCTGCGTGGCGCATTCACCCTGAGCCGTGCCCTGGCGCCCTGA
- a CDS encoding anti-virulence regulator CigR family protein, whose amino-acid sequence MNSTKRIALLTGALSLALSAVTATAQPNDHPGNSKNKAERGQAPAQQYHRHHGPSVDIGAVRITLRNHRDLLAPASSLPPGIQKNLARGKPLPPGIAKSLDNRLLGHLPRYEGYEWKQLGRDVILVAIATGIVYEILENVLD is encoded by the coding sequence ATGAATTCGACGAAGCGGATCGCGCTGCTCACCGGCGCGCTTTCACTGGCACTCTCGGCGGTGACAGCGACGGCGCAGCCGAACGACCACCCCGGCAACAGCAAGAACAAGGCTGAACGCGGGCAGGCGCCAGCGCAGCAGTACCATCGTCACCATGGCCCGTCCGTGGACATCGGAGCGGTGCGCATCACCCTGCGCAACCACCGTGATCTGCTCGCGCCGGCCTCTTCCCTGCCGCCGGGCATTCAGAAGAACCTGGCGCGTGGCAAGCCATTGCCGCCGGGCATTGCCAAGAGCCTGGACAATCGCCTGCTCGGCCATCTGCCACGCTACGAAGGCTATGAATGGAAGCAGCTGGGGCGTGACGTGATCCTGGTGGCCATCGCCACAGGCATCGTTTACGAAATCCTGGAGAACGTACTGGATTGA
- a CDS encoding LysR family transcriptional regulator: MKVPRVTLDQWRTLQAVIDHGGFAQAAEALHRSQSSVSYTVARMQEQLGVPLLRIDGRKAVLTEAGEVLLRRSRQLVTQASQLEELAHHMEQGWEAEVRLVVDAAYPSAKLIRALSDFMPKSRGCRVRLREEVLSGVEEVLKDGTADLAISGLDITGYLGSELSTVEFVAVAHADHALHQLGRKLSVQDLQSQMQIVVRDSGLRQPRDAGWLGAEQRWTVGSLATSVAFVSSGLGFAWLPRHLIGRELAEGVLKPLPLVQGSIRRPLFYLYTNHDKPLGPATRILIELIKTYDAGQANSLAG; this comes from the coding sequence ATGAAAGTGCCCCGTGTGACCCTCGATCAGTGGCGCACCCTGCAGGCGGTCATTGATCACGGCGGCTTCGCCCAGGCGGCCGAAGCGCTGCATCGGTCGCAGTCGTCGGTCAGCTACACCGTGGCGCGCATGCAGGAGCAGCTCGGCGTGCCGCTATTGCGCATAGACGGGCGCAAGGCAGTGCTGACCGAGGCAGGAGAAGTGCTGCTGCGCCGGTCGCGACAGCTGGTCACACAGGCCAGTCAGCTGGAAGAACTGGCGCACCACATGGAACAAGGCTGGGAAGCCGAGGTGCGCCTGGTGGTCGATGCCGCCTACCCCAGCGCCAAGCTGATCCGCGCCCTCAGCGACTTCATGCCCAAGAGCCGTGGCTGCCGGGTTCGGCTGCGCGAGGAGGTATTGTCCGGCGTGGAAGAAGTGCTCAAGGACGGCACGGCGGATCTGGCCATCAGCGGCCTGGACATCACTGGCTATCTGGGCAGCGAGCTCAGCACCGTGGAGTTCGTCGCCGTCGCCCATGCCGACCACGCCCTGCATCAACTGGGACGCAAGCTCAGCGTGCAGGACCTGCAGAGTCAGATGCAGATCGTGGTGCGCGACAGCGGCCTGCGGCAGCCGCGCGACGCCGGCTGGCTGGGCGCCGAGCAGCGCTGGACGGTGGGCAGCCTCGCCACCTCCGTGGCATTCGTCAGCAGTGGTCTGGGCTTCGCCTGGCTGCCGCGTCACCTGATCGGCCGCGAGCTGGCCGAAGGCGTGCTCAAGCCGCTGCCACTGGTCCAAGGCAGCATTCGCCGGCCGTTGTTCTATCTCTACACTAACCACGACAAACCGCTCGGCCCGGCCACCCGGATTCTCATCGAGCTGATCAAGACGTACGATGCCGGACAGGCCAACTCGCTGGCCGGCTGA
- the mnmC gene encoding bifunctional tRNA (5-methylaminomethyl-2-thiouridine)(34)-methyltransferase MnmD/FAD-dependent 5-carboxymethylaminomethyl-2-thiouridine(34) oxidoreductase MnmC, which produces MNDHPAQDAFQHAELDWDENGLPQSRHYGDVYFSRASGLAETEHVFLAQNDLPRRFAAMQPDECLVIGETGFGTGLNFLCAWQLFERSASARARLHFVSVEKHPLTFADMQRALALWPELQAQAEQLLEQYVALNPGYQRLVFAGGRVVLTLLIGDVLECLPSLDARIDAWFLDGFAPAKNPQMWQPALFSEMARLSAPGATLGTFTSAGFVRRGLSEAGFDMQRVPGYGHKREILRGRLQSSTAQVADKPWFARPGRTVRDRRAVVIGAGLAGCATAAALAARGWRVSVLERHADAAQEGSGNPQGVLYLKLSAHGTALSKLVVGGFSYTRRLLGHLQQGQDWQACGVLQLIYDDKERQRQAELAEAFPPSLVHPLERDAAEALAGVALTEGGLFYPDAGWAHPPALCRWLLQRPGIELLRHREALDLRRHGEAWQVLGGEGVLAEAPVVVLAGAADAARFEQSAWLPLKRIRGQISALPATSRSSQLRTVLCAKGYVAPPRDGTHTLGASFNFQQSGDAPSVAEHQANLEMLEQISTDLYQRLQADPQRTEALQGRVAFRCTSPDYLPLIGPLADPQRFAETYAALARNARQSVQAVCPWLDGLYVNTAHGSRGMISAPLSGELLAAWLDDEPLPLPREVAEACHPNRFLLRKLIRGT; this is translated from the coding sequence ATGAACGATCACCCCGCCCAAGACGCCTTCCAGCACGCCGAGCTCGACTGGGACGAGAACGGCCTGCCGCAGTCCCGCCACTATGGCGATGTGTATTTCTCCCGCGCCAGCGGGCTGGCCGAGACCGAGCACGTATTCCTGGCGCAGAACGATCTGCCCCGCCGCTTCGCCGCCATGCAGCCCGACGAGTGTCTGGTCATCGGTGAAACCGGCTTCGGCACAGGGCTGAATTTCCTCTGCGCCTGGCAACTGTTCGAACGCAGCGCCAGTGCCCGGGCGCGGCTGCATTTCGTAAGCGTCGAAAAGCACCCGCTAACCTTCGCCGACATGCAGCGCGCGCTGGCCCTGTGGCCGGAGCTGCAGGCCCAGGCCGAGCAACTGCTCGAACAATACGTCGCGCTCAATCCGGGCTATCAGCGCCTGGTCTTCGCTGGCGGGCGAGTGGTGCTGACCCTGCTAATCGGCGACGTGCTGGAATGTCTGCCCAGCCTGGACGCACGCATCGATGCATGGTTTCTCGACGGCTTCGCGCCGGCGAAGAATCCGCAGATGTGGCAACCGGCACTGTTCAGTGAAATGGCCCGGCTATCCGCACCGGGCGCCACTCTGGGCACCTTTACCAGCGCCGGTTTCGTGCGTCGCGGTCTGAGCGAGGCTGGCTTCGACATGCAGCGTGTGCCGGGATACGGCCACAAGCGCGAGATCCTGCGCGGTCGCCTGCAATCGAGCACTGCGCAGGTGGCAGACAAGCCCTGGTTCGCCCGGCCAGGCCGTACCGTCCGCGACCGCCGTGCCGTGGTGATCGGCGCCGGCCTGGCCGGTTGCGCCACGGCTGCCGCGCTGGCCGCCCGTGGCTGGCGGGTCAGCGTTCTGGAGCGCCATGCCGACGCCGCGCAGGAGGGCTCCGGCAATCCGCAGGGGGTGCTCTACCTCAAGCTGTCGGCTCACGGCACCGCGCTGTCGAAGCTGGTGGTCGGTGGCTTCAGCTATACCCGCCGACTGCTCGGCCACCTGCAGCAGGGCCAGGACTGGCAAGCCTGTGGTGTGCTGCAGCTGATCTACGACGACAAGGAACGCCAACGCCAGGCTGAGCTGGCGGAGGCTTTTCCGCCCTCACTGGTTCATCCGCTCGAACGCGACGCCGCCGAAGCACTGGCCGGCGTGGCCCTGACCGAAGGTGGCTTGTTCTATCCCGATGCCGGCTGGGCCCATCCACCCGCGCTGTGCCGCTGGCTGCTGCAGCGACCGGGTATCGAGCTGCTGCGGCATCGGGAGGCCCTCGATCTGCGCCGCCACGGTGAGGCCTGGCAGGTGCTCGGCGGTGAGGGCGTGCTGGCCGAGGCACCGGTCGTGGTGCTCGCTGGCGCAGCCGATGCGGCGCGCTTCGAGCAGAGCGCCTGGCTACCGCTTAAACGCATCCGCGGGCAGATTTCTGCCCTCCCCGCCACGAGCCGCAGCAGCCAGTTGCGCACCGTGCTGTGCGCCAAGGGCTACGTTGCACCGCCACGAGACGGCACCCATACCCTGGGCGCGAGCTTCAATTTCCAGCAGAGCGGCGACGCCCCCAGTGTCGCCGAGCACCAGGCGAACCTGGAGATGCTCGAGCAGATCTCGACTGACCTCTACCAACGCCTGCAGGCCGATCCGCAGCGCACCGAAGCCCTGCAGGGCCGCGTCGCGTTCCGGTGCACCAGCCCGGACTACCTGCCGCTGATCGGGCCGCTGGCCGACCCGCAGCGCTTCGCCGAAACCTACGCGGCGCTGGCCAGGAACGCCCGGCAGTCCGTGCAGGCCGTCTGCCCCTGGCTGGACGGCCTCTATGTGAACACCGCCCACGGCTCGCGCGGCATGATCAGCGCGCCGCTCTCCGGCGAGCTGCTTGCGGCCTGGCTGGATGACGAGCCGCTACCATTGCCACGGGAAGTGGCAGAAGCCTGCCATCCCAACCGCTTCCTGCTACGCAAGCTGATTCGCGGCACCTGA